The following proteins come from a genomic window of Nicotiana tomentosiformis chromosome 12, ASM39032v3, whole genome shotgun sequence:
- the LOC104110446 gene encoding L-galactono-1,4-lactone dehydrogenase, mitochondrial has product MLRSLTSKRSLQSLLLHHHHPLRRPNPQLTPFNPRPFSSTPGPTTSESELRKYIGYTLLLLGCGAATYYSFPFPENAKNKKAQLFRYAPLPDDLHTVSNWSGTHEVQTRTFLQPESIEELEGIVKAANEKKQRIRPVGSGLSPNGIGLTRAGMVNLALMDKVLNVDEEKKTVTVQAGIRVQQLVDAIKEYGITLQNFASIREQQIGGIVQVGAHGTGAKLPPIDEQVISMKLVTPAKGTIEISKEKDPELFYLARCGLGGLGVVAEVTLQCVERQELVEHTFLSNMKDIKKNHKKFLSENKHVKYLHIPYTDAVVVVTCNPISKSRGPPKHKPKYTTEEALQHVRVLYRESLQKYRGQVADSGSPEPEIDELSFTELRDKLLALDPLNKEHVIEINKAEAEFWRKSEGYRVGWSDEILGFDCGGHQWVSETCFPAGTLSKPSMKDLEYIEELMQLIEKESVPAPAPIEQRWTACSRSRMSPAYSSADGDIFSWVGIIMYLPTMDARQRRQITEEFFHYRHMTQAQLWDHYSAFEHWAKIEVPKDKEELASLQARLKKKFPVDAYNQARKELDPNRILSNNMLEKLFPSSEAV; this is encoded by the exons ATGCTTCGTTCTCTCACTTCCAAACGCTCTCTCCAATCCCTTCTTCTTCACCACCACCACCCTCTCCGCCGTCCTAATCCCCAACTCACCCCTTTCAATCCCCGCCCCTTCTCTTCTACACCGGGTCCCACCACATCCGAATCCGAACTCCGTAAATACATCGGCTACACACTTCTCCTCTTAGGGTGTGGTGCCGCCACATACTATTCCTTCCCTTTCCCCGAAAACGCCAAGAACAAAAAAGCTCAGCTATTCCGCTACGCTCCGTTACCTGATGATCTTCACACGGTCTCCAATTGGAGCGGGACCCACGAGGTGCAGACCCGGACTTTCTTGCAACCCGAGTCGATTGAAGAGCTCGAAGGGATAGTGAAGGCTGCGAATGAGAAGAAGCAGAGGATCCGGCCTGTCGGGTCGGGTTTGTCGCCCAATGGGATCGGGTTGACCCGAGCTGGGATGGTGAATTTGGCCTTAATGGATAAGGTTTTGAATGTGGATGAGGAGAAGAAAACGGTTACTGTTCAAGCTGGGATAAGGGTTCAGCAGCTTGTGGATGCTATTAAGGAGTATGGGATTACTCTTCAGAACTTTGCATCTATAAGAGAACAGCAAATCGGTGGCATTGTCCAG GTTGGTGCCCATGGCACTGGTGCCAAGTTGCCTCCAATTGATGAGCAAGTCATAAGCATGAAATTGGTTACCCCTGCCAAAGGCACAATAGAAATTTCAAAAGAGAAAGATCCAGAACTCTTTTATCTAGCTCGATGTGGACTTGGGGGCCTTGGTGTGGTCGCGGAAGTCACTCTTCAGTGTGTTGAGAGGCAGGAACTTGTAGAACATACTTTCCTATCTAACATGAAAGATATCAAGAAAAATCACAA GAAATTCCTATCCGAGAACAAGCATGTCAAATACTTGCACATTCCATATACTGATGCAGTTGTGGTTGTGACATGCAATCCTATATCTAAATCGCGAGGTCCACCAAAGCATAAACCTAAATATACTACAGAAGAAGCCTTGCAGCATGTACGAGTTCTCTATCGGGAGTCATTGCAGAAGTACAG AGGTCAAGTTGCTGATTCTGGTTCTCCTGAACCTGAGATAGATGAACTATCATTCACTGAACTGAGAGATAAACTACTTGCTTTGGATCCTCTCAACAAGGAGCATGTAATTGAAATCAACAAAGCTGAGGCAGAATTCTGGAGGAAATCAGAAGGATATCGAGTAGGCTGGAGTGATGAAATTTTAGGCTTTGACTGTGGTGGCCACCAGTGGGTGTCAGAGACATGTTTCCCTGCGGGAACCTTGTCAAAGCCTAGCATGAAAGACCTGGAGTACATTGAGGAATTGATGCAGCTCATTGAGAAAGAAAGTGTACCTGCTCCTGCACCTATAGAACAGAGATGGACTGCTTGCAGCAGAAGTCGAATGAGTCCAGCTTATAGCTCAGCGGATGGTGATATATTCTCATGG GTTGGAATAATTATGTATCTTCCAACCATGGATGCTCGGCAGAGGAGGCAAATCACTGAGGAGTTCTTCCACTACAGGCATATGACGCAAGCGCAGTTGTGGGATCATTACTCTGCTTTTGAACATTGGGCGAAGATTGAG GTTCCTAAGGACAAGGAAGAGCTTGCCTCTCTGCAGGCAAGGCTAAAGAAGAAATTTCCGGTGGATGCATACAATCAAGCACGAAAGGAGCTGGACCCAAACCGCATCCTTTCTAATAACATGCTTGAGAAGCTCTTCCCTTCATCTGAGGCTGTGTAA
- the LOC104110448 gene encoding uncharacterized protein encodes MAEEQHMAVQEVAMPSIANVTSNIVKPRITGHFELKQSMIQLLHANGQFMGLPHEDPQQHILNFLEISDTYITNGVTPDYVRLTLFPFSLLGEAKRWLKMKPTNSITSWNDLARKFLARVCPHHNKTNEVLAYIFIEGLHPETKIVVDAAAGGRVLEKNFDEIYALLNKFSKSNPDWQGEMVRHTVQKFAGDLKLDVVSALSAQVATLANQVNKMTLVINKQQAQPVQQVQIFCEAQAAAHAAAIQNLERQVGQLASAQNTRPVGALPSDTEPNPKAQVNAVTLRNRRVLEEVPKKKKYTASLEGELVPKPIEENEKESEGLELVIVTRPPPSFPQRLQKKKR; translated from the exons ATGGCAGAGGAACAACATATGGCTGTTCAGGAGGTGGCGATGCccagcattgctaatgtcacctccaACATCGTGAAGCCCAGAATCACTGGGCACTTTGAGTTAAAACAGAGCATGATCCAGCTATTACATGCGAATGGGCAATTTATGGGTCTTCCACACGAGGATCCACAACAGCACATCCTGAACTTCCtggagattagtgatacttatatCACTAACGGAGTCACTCCAGATTATGTGAGGCTCACATTATTCCCGTTTTCTCTATTGGGCGAAGCAAAGCGGTGGTTGAAGATGAAACCAACTAATTCTATAACATCATGGAATGATCTGGCGAGGAAATTTTTGGCAAG AGTCTGTCCTCATCACAATAAGACAAATGAAGTGTTAGCTTACATTTTCATAGAAGGGCTACATCCTGAGACAAAGATTGTGGTGGATGCTGCAGCGGGAGGTCGAGTGTTGGAGAAAAACTTCGATGAGATATATGcattattgaacaaattctccaaaagcaATCCTGATTGGCAAGGAGAGATGGTCAGACACACCGTTCAAAAATTTGCAGGGGATCTCAAGTTAGATGTCGTCTCTGCATTATCAGCACAGGTTGCCACATTGGCCAACCAAGTCAATAAGATGACCTTGGTTATTAATAAGCAACAAGCTCAGCCAGTGCAACAAGTTCAAATATTTTGTGAA GCTCAAGCAGCAGCCCATGCTGCAGCGATTCAAAatttggagagacaagtggggcAACTTGCCAGTGCTCAAAATACTCGACCAGTTGGGGCTCTTCCTAGTGATACTGAGCCTAATCCTAAAGCTCAAGTCAATGCAGTTACCTTGAGAAATAGAAGAGTATTAGAAGAAGTTCCAAAGAAAAAGAAGTATACGGCTAGTCTTGAAGGAGAATTAGTTCCCAAGCCAATTGAGGAGAATGAGAAAGAGAGCGAAGGATTAGAGCTAGTAATTGTGACAAGGCCACCACCTTCATTTCCACAAAGACTGCAGAAGAAAAAAAGATAA